In a genomic window of Vibrio gigantis:
- a CDS encoding type I-F CRISPR-associated protein Csy2 has protein sequence MESLKELLQSRPDDLNKELKRAFRPLTPHIAIDGKELDALTILVNLTDKTDDQKDLLDRVKCKQKLRDEKWWARCLKTVEYRQSHNLKFPDIRSEGVIRATPLGQLPEFLLSSSKLKPHHWAYSHDSSDVNKSALLTNEFSWNCVISCLGDLLKDVEHPLWQKLNTLGCYQKTRKAIAKKLAPISQTTINVSLAPNYLTQLSLPDNDSSYISLSPVASQSMQSHCYQALENEYRYTALTRYSRSTNMGVLPMTCGGALRMFRSVPNFSKTPHCNLSNNERWLTKESIQSLKDYTHLNKRLITENQKQAYRKSATDNIRKMIRAWLSHQNSEIDANTLTEYLNYDLSQMRTTKRFAYIPKLTRLFHSLLKQELNCPLTQSPVDEPSSNSGSFLLLPNITVSGATALSSSITIGIPSLTAFYGYVHAFERKLRELHAATNIESFAICIHQLHLDKRGLTKEFVKKANSTISPPSTHDDWQCNFTFSFILKFSHKPNIPNDSIIKALPKRLARGATKISIADFHSIQPFDSLTSAVKYMPIQTGKWLSLYKGHLNSFDDLIESVREKRWLTPSCVGFHLLERPVEKKDALRGYKHAFSEPIIGLINPIIFGETTDPNKILWRYKYHQNHIALQTEA, from the coding sequence ATGGAAAGTTTGAAAGAGTTACTACAATCAAGGCCAGATGATTTGAACAAGGAATTAAAGCGAGCATTTCGTCCACTCACACCGCATATTGCGATTGATGGCAAAGAACTTGATGCACTGACGATATTAGTCAATTTAACCGATAAGACAGATGATCAGAAAGACCTGCTAGACCGAGTCAAATGCAAGCAAAAACTTCGAGATGAAAAATGGTGGGCTCGCTGTCTAAAAACGGTTGAGTATAGACAAAGCCACAACCTAAAGTTTCCAGACATACGCTCTGAAGGTGTTATTCGCGCGACTCCTTTGGGGCAGTTACCTGAATTTTTACTCTCATCTTCTAAATTAAAACCACACCACTGGGCGTACAGCCATGATTCGAGTGATGTTAACAAAAGCGCCTTATTAACCAATGAATTTAGTTGGAATTGTGTGATTTCATGCCTTGGGGATTTACTTAAAGATGTAGAACACCCGTTGTGGCAAAAACTCAATACGCTTGGCTGCTACCAGAAAACACGTAAGGCTATCGCTAAAAAATTGGCTCCGATTTCTCAAACAACGATTAACGTCAGTCTCGCTCCAAATTACTTAACTCAACTATCTTTGCCTGATAACGACAGTTCTTATATTTCACTCTCGCCAGTGGCTTCTCAATCGATGCAAAGTCACTGTTATCAAGCGCTAGAAAATGAGTATCGCTATACAGCGTTAACCCGTTACAGCCGCAGTACTAACATGGGAGTATTGCCTATGACATGTGGTGGGGCCTTAAGAATGTTCAGGTCTGTTCCTAATTTCTCAAAAACGCCTCACTGTAACCTCAGTAACAATGAGCGCTGGTTAACAAAAGAAAGCATTCAATCGTTAAAAGATTATACGCACTTGAATAAGCGTCTAATCACCGAAAATCAAAAACAAGCATATCGAAAATCAGCAACCGACAATATTCGAAAAATGATTCGGGCATGGCTGTCACATCAAAACTCTGAAATAGATGCCAACACACTGACTGAATACTTAAATTATGATCTTTCTCAGATGAGAACAACGAAGCGTTTTGCGTATATTCCCAAACTCACTAGGTTGTTTCACAGCCTCCTAAAACAAGAGTTAAATTGCCCATTGACCCAATCTCCTGTCGATGAGCCTAGCTCAAACTCTGGTTCATTTTTGCTCTTACCCAATATCACTGTCTCTGGAGCAACAGCTTTGAGCTCTTCTATAACAATCGGTATTCCTTCGCTAACAGCATTCTATGGATATGTGCATGCATTTGAGCGCAAGTTGAGAGAGTTACACGCAGCAACGAATATTGAGTCGTTTGCTATCTGCATACATCAGCTCCATTTAGACAAACGTGGTTTAACCAAAGAGTTTGTTAAGAAGGCTAATAGCACAATATCTCCCCCATCAACACATGATGACTGGCAGTGTAATTTCACATTTAGCTTTATCCTAAAATTCTCGCATAAGCCAAACATACCCAATGACTCTATTATTAAAGCCCTACCAAAACGGCTTGCCCGAGGGGCAACCAAGATTTCTATTGCAGACTTTCATAGCATTCAGCCATTCGACAGCTTAACTTCCGCCGTTAAATATATGCCAATACAAACGGGAAAATGGCTCTCGCTCTATAAGGGCCATCTGAATAGCTTTGATGACTTGATAGAAAGCGTTAGGGAGAAGCGGTGGTTAACCCCCTCTTGCGTTGGATTTCATCTGCTAGAGCGACCAGTAGAGAAAAAGGACGCATTACGAGGCTATAAGCACGCATTTTCCGAGCCTATTATTGGGCTCATAAACCCTATCATTTTTGGGGAAACGACAGACCCTAATAAAATTTTATGGCGTTATAAGTACCATCAAAACCATATCGCATTACAAACAGAGGCATAA